From a region of the Corythoichthys intestinalis isolate RoL2023-P3 chromosome 7, ASM3026506v1, whole genome shotgun sequence genome:
- the angptl1a gene encoding angiopoietin-related protein 1a, giving the protein MGGLMWSLCALLYLSLWEGSSCQSSGETRRTKETSLHRSKRAPVDPDVKKCSYTFLVPEQKITGPICASSTGPEPDKDRVTRMDLADVREVLNKQRREIDTLQLVVDVDGNLVNEMKLLRKESRNMNSRVTQLYMQLLHEIIRKRDNSLELAQLENRVLNVTSEMMRLNSRYRELEARFASMAGVVNNQSVLISALEEHCLRPVGRSDLPAVPPLVQVVPQNIPVNNRFTNEIQRDHNNQAFSRGSRTNSPTPSPFGNEPPPPQGTLTSDGPFKDCFQVRKAGHTTSGIYLLKTDGSERLIQVWCEHGLDNGGWTVLQRRRDGSVNFFRNWENYKRGFGNIDGEHWLGLENIYNLGKQGDYKLMVELEDWNGKKVYAEYGSFRLESESEGYRLRLGAYQGNAGDSFTSHNGKQFTTLDRDKDAFSGNCAHFHKGGWWYNACGQTNLNGVWYSGGVYRSKFQDGIFWAEYGGGFYSLKSVRLMIRPID; this is encoded by the exons ATGGGGGGGCTGATGTGGAGCCTGTGCGCCCTACTCTACCTCTCCCTGTGGGAGGGAAGTTCCTGTCAGAGTTCTGGTGAAACCCGGCGGACTAAAGAGACATCTCTTCACAGAAGTAAAAGAGCTCCCGTAGATCCCGATGTCAAAAAGTGTTCCTACACCTTCCTGGTGCCTGAGCAGAAAATTACAG GTCCAATCTGTGCCAGCTCCACGGGCCCCGAGCCAGACAAAGACAGAGTGACCCGCATGGACCTTGCAGACGTGCGAGAAGTACTGAACAAACAGCGGCGCGAGATCGACACGCTACAGCTGGTGGTGGATGTGGACGGCAACCTAGTGAATGAGATGAAGCTGCTGAGGAAAGAGAGTAGGAACATGAACTCCAGAGTGACCCAGCTCTACATGCAGCTGCTGCATGAGATCATCAGGAAGCGAGACAACTCCCTGGAGCTGGCCCAGCTGGAGAACCGCGTCCTCAACGTGACCTCTGAGATGATGCGTCTGAACTCCAGGTACAGGGAGTTGGAGGCCCGCTTTGCCAGCATGGCTGGGGTGGTCAACAACCAGTCCGTTCTCATCTCAGCCTTGGAGGAGCACTGCCTGAGGCCCGTGGGGCGCAGCGATCTGCCTGCGGTACCTCCGCTGGTTCAGGTGGTGCCGCAGAATATCCCTGTCAACAACCGCTTCACCAATGAAATACAGCGGGACCACAACAACCAGGCTTTTTCGCGAGGATCACGTACGAACTCGCCCACTCCAAGCCCCTTTGGAAATGAACCTCCGCCGCCGCAGGGAACACTCACTTCTGACG GTCCATTCAAGGACTGCTTCCAGGTGAGGAAAGCTGGTCACACCACTAGTGGGATATACCTGCTGAAGACTGACGGAAGCGAGCGTCTGATCCAAGTATGGTGCGAACACGGCCTCGACAACGGCGGCTGGACCGTGTTGCAGAGGAGGCGAGATGGCTCGGTCAACTTCTTTCGCAACTGGGAAAACTACAAG AGAGGCTTCGGTAACATTGACGGCGAACACTGGCTCGGTCTAGAGAATATATACAACCTGGGCAAGCAGGGTGACTATAAACTGATGGTGGAGCTGGAGGACTGGAATGGCAAGAAGGTGTACGCCGAGTACGGCAGCTTCCGCCTGGAGTCGGAGAGCGAAGGCTACCGTCTAAGGCTGGGGGCCTACCAGGGCAATGCTGGTGACTCCTTCACTAGCCACAACGGGAAACAGTTCACCACGCTGGACCGGGACAAGGACGCGTTTTCAG GAAACTGCGCCCACTTCCACAAGGGTGGCTGGTGGTATAATGCGTGCGGCCAGACCAACCTGAATGGCGTCTGGTACAGCGGTGGAGTTTACCGCAGCAAGTTTCAGGATGGGATCTTCTGGGCTGAATACGGAGGGGGATTCTACTCGCTCAAATCCGTGCGCTTGATGATCCGACCTATTGACTAG